One genomic window of Methanosarcina acetivorans C2A includes the following:
- a CDS encoding metallophosphoesterase has product MPPEITPILDEPALTVTNTETSLVIADIHLGIEWDLCRSGINLPSRVKDRLDRVLGYLQTCSPDRIVLLGDVKHNVPQVSWQEKDEIPLFLETLAEHAHVDIFPGNHDGGVEFLFSGQKDIKVHSARGSVLDGVGYFHGHTWLAPELLAASHVITAHNHPTVRFTDNFGYSIVEPAWIRTRFNVETLKTRFGNLDFENGRDWADPAVFIMPAFNELCGGVPFNESTQEDLLGPVFSSGGIGLENAEVYLLDGTRLGLLKNIRKLEHTRAKTKKRGRTHLSGGSP; this is encoded by the coding sequence ATGCCTCCAGAAATTACCCCCATCCTTGACGAACCCGCTCTCACAGTCACGAACACCGAAACATCTCTGGTCATTGCCGACATCCACCTCGGGATCGAGTGGGACCTCTGCAGGAGCGGGATCAATTTGCCTAGCCGGGTCAAAGACAGGCTGGACCGGGTTCTCGGATATCTGCAAACATGTTCCCCTGATCGTATAGTGCTCCTTGGGGATGTGAAGCACAATGTCCCTCAGGTTTCCTGGCAGGAGAAGGATGAGATCCCCCTCTTTCTTGAAACACTTGCAGAACACGCACATGTAGATATTTTCCCGGGAAACCACGATGGAGGGGTTGAGTTTCTCTTTAGCGGGCAAAAGGATATAAAAGTCCATTCTGCAAGAGGTTCTGTCCTTGACGGAGTGGGATATTTCCACGGGCATACCTGGCTTGCTCCCGAATTACTGGCGGCATCCCATGTAATTACCGCCCATAACCATCCCACAGTCCGTTTTACGGATAACTTCGGTTATTCCATAGTTGAACCTGCCTGGATCAGGACCCGATTCAATGTTGAAACACTGAAAACTCGTTTCGGAAACCTTGATTTTGAAAACGGGAGAGACTGGGCAGACCCTGCGGTCTTTATCATGCCAGCTTTTAACGAACTCTGCGGAGGTGTCCCCTTTAATGAGTCAACACAGGAAGACCTCCTGGGTCCGGTTTTTTCTTCAGGAGGGATTGGACTTGAAAATGCTGAAGTGTACCTCCTTGATGGGACAAGGCTCGGGCTACTTAAAAATATCCGGAAATTGGAGCATACAAGAGCTAAAACCAAAAAAAGGGGAAGGACACATCTCTCTGGAGGTTCTCCGTGA
- a CDS encoding Maf family nucleotide pyrophosphatase has translation MRRIILASASPRRKELLKQLIGDNFVVYPSSYEEPPQPGLDPEELLLKHSVEKARDVAKHFDSGLVISADTSVLCEGEVLGKPGSPENAEKMLEKLSGKKFRVITGLTVLDLDSGKETSEFESTNVWLAELSKEQILAYVRTGEPLDKAGAFAAQGKGAVLVEKVEGDFFNAVGLPLFRLGKILERLGVSVFDEGFS, from the coding sequence ATGCGCAGGATAATTCTCGCGTCCGCATCCCCAAGGCGAAAAGAACTGCTTAAACAGCTGATCGGAGACAATTTTGTTGTTTACCCGAGTTCTTATGAAGAACCTCCTCAGCCGGGGCTGGACCCTGAAGAGTTGCTTTTGAAGCACTCTGTTGAGAAAGCAAGGGATGTGGCAAAACACTTTGATTCCGGGCTTGTGATATCTGCCGATACGTCGGTGCTCTGTGAAGGTGAGGTGCTCGGAAAGCCCGGCTCTCCCGAAAATGCTGAAAAAATGCTGGAAAAGCTGAGCGGGAAAAAGTTCAGGGTCATAACAGGGCTTACCGTTCTGGACCTTGACAGCGGGAAGGAAACAAGTGAATTCGAATCAACAAACGTCTGGCTGGCTGAATTAAGCAAAGAACAGATTTTAGCCTATGTCAGGACAGGAGAGCCTCTGGATAAAGCCGGGGCTTTTGCAGCTCAGGGAAAAGGGGCGGTGCTGGTGGAAAAAGTAGAGGGGGATTTTTTTAATGCTGTCGGGCTCCCTCTTTTTCGGTTGGGGAAAATTCTGGAAAGGCTTGGGGTTTCGGTGTTTGATGAAGGCTTTTCCTGA
- a CDS encoding winged helix-turn-helix domain-containing protein: MKDSARKKEKLPESPAAPEDPEMAEIKAIREKLCDMHSDIKKVMEYSNRLRFETALECSRKEYSNAILSHLYEDIETGLEKNMVKKCPEKENCRSAFSALLQRNAGLIKQGRVDEDLVSGNREKLQEMRCRAPYNKCEQCFSEVSTLFTKQVNLMRSMRIYADNQGQKPDILALEPGILMREILEPVSNPQRLEILRAVAFETKSFSAFSEITGLRGGNLLFHLQKLMDSGLIMQQHERGDYMITEKGFKILQSLNELYSSLQCSPLQIPAGKKTGEKEEIRI, from the coding sequence ATGAAAGATAGCGCTAGGAAAAAAGAAAAACTCCCTGAAAGCCCTGCAGCCCCGGAAGACCCGGAAATGGCGGAAATAAAGGCCATCAGGGAAAAGCTTTGCGATATGCACAGCGATATCAAAAAAGTAATGGAATACTCAAACAGGCTACGCTTTGAAACGGCTCTGGAATGTTCGAGAAAGGAGTATTCAAACGCGATTCTCAGTCACCTCTATGAGGATATCGAAACAGGACTTGAAAAAAATATGGTGAAAAAATGTCCTGAAAAAGAGAACTGCAGGTCTGCCTTTTCAGCCCTTCTTCAGAGGAATGCAGGGCTTATAAAACAGGGCAGAGTGGATGAGGATCTTGTTTCGGGGAATAGAGAAAAACTCCAGGAAATGAGATGCAGAGCCCCTTACAACAAGTGTGAACAGTGTTTTTCCGAGGTATCCACCCTTTTTACAAAACAGGTCAATCTTATGCGCTCGATGAGGATTTATGCTGACAACCAGGGACAGAAACCTGATATTTTAGCCCTTGAGCCCGGCATCCTCATGAGAGAAATCCTCGAACCGGTATCCAATCCCCAGCGCCTGGAAATCCTGAGAGCTGTGGCTTTTGAGACTAAAAGCTTCTCAGCCTTTTCCGAAATCACAGGCCTCAGAGGCGGAAACCTGCTCTTTCACCTGCAGAAGCTCATGGACAGCGGGCTTATCATGCAGCAGCACGAAAGAGGGGATTATATGATTACGGAAAAGGGGTTCAAGATCCTGCAGAGCCTGAACGAATTATATTCCTCTCTCCAGTGTTCCCCGCTGCAGATCCCTGCCGGCAAAAAAACAGGAGAAAAAGAAGAAATTCGAATTTGA
- a CDS encoding CU044_2847 family protein, with protein MNFKDLITKDTSTNKDENEKSGKEAVKIGPVLAELGHAPGTIKMTLVSPKAVEEKSIDSINSAMLLIKELSKKVGDTVEKMPVERRPSQVHLAFNIRLTTDGKAVITKSEKETNLKVTLMWKQDGKDSGEAIEQGEEQYMQEGEGKKRKLYS; from the coding sequence ATGAACTTTAAAGACCTGATCACTAAAGACACGAGCACAAATAAGGATGAAAATGAAAAGTCCGGCAAGGAAGCTGTAAAAATAGGCCCGGTTTTAGCCGAACTGGGGCATGCTCCAGGCACGATAAAAATGACGCTCGTATCTCCGAAAGCCGTGGAAGAAAAATCCATAGATTCGATTAACAGTGCAATGCTTCTTATCAAGGAACTCTCAAAAAAGGTAGGAGATACTGTGGAGAAAATGCCTGTCGAGCGCCGTCCCTCTCAGGTACACCTGGCTTTTAACATTCGCCTTACTACGGACGGAAAGGCGGTCATTACCAAGTCCGAAAAGGAAACAAACCTGAAGGTAACACTGATGTGGAAGCAAGACGGGAAAGACAGTGGAGAAGCTATAGAACAGGGCGAGGAACAATATATGCAGGAAGGCGAAGGCAAAAAACGAAAGCTATACTCCTGA
- a CDS encoding S16 family serine protease: MKSKLLALILVLSLVANAYFVFFYQAPVEGEQVQEMQERINSLEKDNNRLETQVSQNNQSLQSYASQLDFYRERVFELENNLQACPAGMEGFATLQAPAVFQNVELEKSGPFVREVISEEGTLLNISTETRSGKGRVLVQTTPLMGVVFQDAANTAVFVAQQETGVSLSGSDVIFSIASDQEIPGVDGSSAGALMTLLTISAINGTELNDSITLTGTIDDEGNVGEIGGVFEKATAAEAGGKTLFLLPRENSELVTYKLVSRKIGGIDVVQRVPETVDAEEYIEENVGINVEYVDTIEDVLEYET; encoded by the coding sequence ATGAAATCCAAACTTCTTGCCCTTATCCTTGTCCTTTCGCTTGTTGCGAATGCTTACTTTGTCTTTTTCTATCAGGCTCCGGTTGAGGGGGAGCAGGTCCAGGAAATGCAGGAACGTATAAATTCCCTTGAAAAGGACAATAATAGACTTGAAACGCAGGTATCTCAGAATAACCAGTCTCTCCAGTCCTATGCTTCCCAGCTGGACTTCTACCGGGAGAGGGTTTTCGAACTCGAAAATAACCTCCAGGCATGCCCTGCAGGTATGGAGGGTTTTGCCACTCTGCAGGCTCCTGCCGTTTTCCAGAACGTTGAACTGGAAAAGTCAGGGCCTTTTGTCAGGGAGGTGATCTCCGAAGAGGGGACCCTTCTCAACATCTCGACTGAAACCAGATCCGGAAAAGGCCGGGTGCTTGTCCAGACCACTCCTCTTATGGGTGTGGTTTTTCAGGACGCTGCAAATACTGCAGTTTTCGTGGCTCAGCAGGAGACCGGAGTTTCTCTCTCAGGCAGCGATGTTATTTTCAGCATTGCCTCTGATCAGGAGATCCCGGGCGTTGACGGTTCGAGTGCAGGGGCTCTCATGACCCTTCTTACAATTTCCGCTATCAACGGCACCGAACTTAATGACAGCATCACCCTTACAGGCACAATTGACGATGAAGGGAACGTCGGAGAAATAGGCGGGGTCTTTGAAAAAGCTACGGCAGCAGAAGCCGGAGGAAAAACTCTCTTCCTTTTGCCCAGAGAAAACAGCGAGCTTGTCACTTATAAACTTGTAAGCCGAAAAATCGGAGGCATTGATGTCGTCCAGAGAGTTCCGGAAACTGTGGACGCCGAAGAATATATCGAGGAAAATGTCGGGATAAATGTCGAGTACGTTGACACTATTGAGGACGTGCTGGAGTATGAGACGTAA
- a CDS encoding PocR ligand-binding domain-containing protein: protein MGGNLRPSGIDVIGDVPWGMHFCQFYQTKEDLMEILIPYFKSGLENNELCVWIISKPLEVGGAKEALRTTIPDIDVYLAKGQIEIVPQTQGHVNEGIFDSEQVINGWVNKLDRVLSRGYEGLRVAGATSWLKKEDWDDFVAYEKKADSSIRKRPIISLCPYFLEMCSAADIIDVTFNHQFALIKREGKWERIDNSGWENLSGKKQAEEAIPLEEPRPGLNLENIFSPSQEMANLELADIIDIGAVQSLMNDFYEFSHVTIGLVDLKGNVLVWVGWQDICTRFHRVHPEACKHCIESDTKLSAGVAPGEFKLYRCKNNMWDVATPIVVGGQHVGNIFSGQFFFEDEPLDYELFRAQARKYGFNEEEYIAALEKVPRLSRGYVDTVMSFFMKFAHMISQLSYTNVRLAQSLTERESLVDALRESEKCERARSDEMAVLLDAVPTAVWIAHDSRALHITGNRLSYEWLRIPLGSNASKSSPPGERPETFKVFRNGVELSPVDLPLHVSAAGTELLDYEFDFVYPDGVIRHVLGNARPLHDEIGNPRGSVAAFIDITERKRAEEALQKAYDNLEEKVKERTAELEEACKALVENERRLSEAQKMAHIGIWDWDLVTDEMYWSDEAFRIAGCSPRKSGLSYTDILNLIHPDDREYVDNTVKRALKGKPFGIDPRIVLADGENRVVHVQGEVVFDEKNNPLRMRGAVQDITESKRAEEKIKILADAVESSDDAIITKSLDGIITSWNKGAEQIYGYLAEEILGKNASILEPFHLKGDMKQLTEKIKRKEKIQRHRTLGLKKDGTIINVSITLSPIFDASGEPVAVSAIARDITERIRAEEALAKIEDARKKEIHHRIKNNLQVISSLLDLQAEKFRDKDVLEAFRESQSRVLSMSLIHEELYKGGETDTLDFSTYLEKLAENLFRTYSFRSKNICLSMNLEENAFFNMDIAVPLGIIVNELVSNSLKHAFTEKEGDIRIRLCREESDCEMSKSLFSLTISDNGKGIPENVELESVESLGLQLVNILVDQLDGNIKLKHDQGTECRIEFKVMERS, encoded by the coding sequence ATGGGAGGAAACTTGAGACCGTCTGGGATTGATGTTATTGGAGACGTGCCCTGGGGAATGCATTTCTGCCAATTCTACCAGACAAAAGAAGATTTAATGGAGATACTTATTCCCTACTTCAAATCAGGGCTGGAAAATAACGAGCTTTGCGTGTGGATCATATCAAAGCCTCTGGAAGTGGGGGGGGCAAAAGAAGCCCTGAGGACGACCATTCCTGATATTGATGTCTACCTGGCTAAAGGGCAGATCGAAATTGTTCCCCAGACTCAGGGACATGTAAATGAGGGGATTTTTGATTCCGAGCAGGTCATAAACGGGTGGGTAAATAAGTTAGATCGGGTTCTATCAAGGGGCTACGAAGGGCTCAGGGTGGCAGGGGCTACCTCCTGGTTGAAAAAAGAGGACTGGGACGATTTTGTAGCTTATGAGAAAAAAGCGGATTCCAGTATCAGGAAACGACCGATAATATCTCTGTGCCCTTATTTCCTCGAGATGTGCAGTGCAGCCGATATTATTGACGTGACCTTCAATCACCAATTTGCCTTGATCAAAAGGGAAGGAAAATGGGAACGGATAGATAATTCCGGATGGGAAAATCTCTCCGGGAAAAAACAGGCAGAAGAAGCTATACCTCTGGAGGAACCGCGCCCAGGGCTGAATCTGGAGAACATTTTTTCTCCTTCCCAGGAGATGGCTAACCTTGAGCTTGCTGATATCATTGATATCGGGGCGGTCCAGTCCCTGATGAACGATTTCTATGAGTTTTCACACGTTACCATAGGCCTGGTCGATCTCAAAGGCAATGTTCTTGTATGGGTCGGATGGCAGGATATCTGTACCAGGTTCCATAGAGTTCACCCCGAAGCCTGCAAGCACTGCATAGAAAGTGACACAAAGCTATCCGCAGGTGTTGCCCCTGGAGAGTTCAAGCTATACAGGTGCAAGAATAATATGTGGGACGTAGCGACTCCCATCGTGGTTGGAGGGCAGCATGTAGGCAATATCTTCTCCGGACAGTTCTTTTTTGAAGACGAGCCTCTGGACTATGAACTTTTCCGGGCTCAGGCCAGGAAATACGGTTTCAATGAAGAAGAATACATAGCAGCGCTTGAAAAAGTTCCGCGCTTGAGCAGGGGGTATGTGGATACGGTTATGTCCTTCTTCATGAAATTTGCCCACATGATCTCACAGCTAAGCTACACCAATGTCAGGCTTGCCCAGTCGCTGACGGAACGTGAGTCGCTGGTGGACGCGCTGAGGGAGAGCGAGAAATGTGAACGAGCTCGCTCGGATGAAATGGCAGTATTACTGGATGCAGTACCTACTGCCGTGTGGATAGCACATGATTCCCGGGCGCTTCACATAACCGGTAACCGACTTTCATACGAATGGCTCCGCATTCCTCTGGGTTCAAACGCATCCAAATCCTCTCCTCCAGGAGAAAGGCCCGAAACCTTTAAGGTATTCAGGAACGGGGTGGAGCTCTCACCTGTAGATCTGCCGTTGCATGTCTCGGCTGCCGGTACAGAGTTACTTGATTACGAGTTCGACTTTGTTTATCCTGACGGCGTTATTCGGCACGTGCTGGGTAACGCCAGGCCCCTACATGATGAAATTGGCAACCCGCGAGGTTCCGTTGCTGCATTCATAGACATCACCGAGCGCAAACGGGCCGAGGAGGCTCTTCAAAAAGCATACGACAATCTGGAAGAAAAAGTTAAAGAACGCACGGCTGAACTTGAAGAAGCTTGTAAGGCCCTGGTGGAAAACGAGAGACGTCTCTCTGAAGCTCAAAAAATGGCTCATATTGGAATCTGGGATTGGGATCTTGTAACCGATGAAATGTACTGGTCTGATGAAGCTTTTCGGATTGCTGGGTGCAGTCCCCGGAAATCTGGCTTATCGTATACTGACATTTTAAATCTCATACACCCCGACGACCGAGAATATGTGGACAATACCGTTAAAAGGGCTTTAAAAGGAAAGCCCTTTGGCATTGATCCCAGGATTGTTCTGGCTGATGGAGAAAACCGCGTAGTTCATGTACAGGGAGAAGTTGTTTTTGATGAGAAAAATAACCCTCTTCGAATGAGAGGGGCAGTCCAGGATATTACTGAAAGCAAAAGGGCAGAAGAAAAAATTAAGATCCTGGCGGATGCCGTGGAATCCTCGGACGATGCTATAATAACCAAGTCTCTTGATGGTATTATTACCAGCTGGAATAAAGGGGCAGAGCAGATTTATGGGTACTTAGCCGAAGAAATTCTCGGAAAAAATGCGTCAATACTTGAGCCTTTTCATCTTAAAGGAGATATGAAACAGTTAACCGAAAAGATTAAACGGAAAGAAAAGATCCAGCGCCACAGAACTTTAGGGTTAAAAAAGGATGGTACTATAATAAACGTTTCAATAACTCTCTCTCCTATTTTTGATGCATCAGGAGAGCCTGTAGCCGTTTCAGCCATTGCCAGAGACATTACCGAGCGTATCAGGGCAGAAGAAGCCCTGGCAAAAATTGAAGACGCCAGGAAAAAAGAGATACATCACAGGATCAAGAACAACCTGCAAGTAATCTCTTCCCTATTGGATCTCCAGGCTGAAAAGTTCCGGGATAAAGATGTACTTGAGGCTTTCAGGGAAAGCCAGAGTCGGGTACTCTCGATGTCCCTTATCCATGAGGAACTCTATAAAGGTGGGGAAACCGATACTCTGGACTTTTCAACATATCTAGAAAAATTAGCTGAAAACCTTTTCCGGACTTACAGCTTTAGGAGTAAAAATATTTGCCTGTCAATGAATCTGGAAGAAAATGCCTTCTTTAATATGGATATTGCTGTCCCGTTAGGAATTATTGTTAACGAACTCGTTTCGAATTCTCTCAAACACGCTTTCACTGAAAAAGAAGGAGATATTCGAATCCGGCTTTGCAGGGAAGAATCGGATTGTGAAATGAGCAAATCCCTTTTCAGCCTGACAATTTCAGATAATGGAAAAGGAATTCCTGAAAATGTGGAGTTGGAAAGTGTCGAATCACTCGGACTGCAGCTAGTAAACATCCTTGTTGACCAGCTGGATGGGAATATTAAGCTTAAACATGATCAAGGGACGGAATGCAGAATTGAATTCAAGGTGATGGAAAGATCTTAA
- the cysS gene encoding cysteine--tRNA ligase has protein sequence MLQVYNTLTREKEIFKPVKEGEISIYACGPTVYNMPHIGNYRTFLMTDNVLRALEYLGYRVKLVMNITDIDDKTIRDSKAAGMTLKDFTDKYTAEFFKGLDMLNIKRAFAYPRATENVDGMIELARKLIEKGLAYEKDGSVYYRISGFPEYGKLSRLNFDNILIGASVDVDEYDKDNPRDFALLKASTPEEIERGIYYDSPWGKIRPGWHIECSVMAMNSFGPTLDIHTGGVDLIFPHHENEIAQSEGATGKPFVCTWIHGEHLIVEGEKMSKSKRNVFTLPEIVEKYGGEVVRFMFLSVHYRKKLDYSEAFAENAKNNYLRLKETLDNLEFSLKGADDKSYPGDLETLKALPELETQFRHALEDDFNTPRALTVFRELSRTANLYLEAGKNRKVLEKVHTLYRKFSDVLGLFAQAGKEEIPEEVFRLVEEREAARKKKDWGTSDTLREKIRTLGYIIQDKKEGPNVKKAEES, from the coding sequence ATGTTGCAAGTCTACAATACCCTGACACGAGAAAAGGAGATATTCAAACCTGTAAAGGAAGGCGAGATTTCGATTTATGCCTGTGGGCCCACGGTCTACAATATGCCCCACATAGGAAACTACCGAACCTTTCTGATGACGGACAACGTCTTGCGGGCCCTCGAATACCTCGGGTACAGGGTAAAACTCGTGATGAACATTACGGACATCGATGACAAAACTATCAGGGACTCAAAAGCAGCCGGGATGACTCTTAAAGACTTTACGGACAAATACACGGCCGAGTTCTTCAAAGGCCTTGACATGTTGAACATAAAGCGGGCTTTTGCGTATCCGAGGGCTACGGAAAACGTTGACGGCATGATCGAACTTGCACGGAAACTGATCGAAAAGGGGCTGGCTTACGAAAAAGACGGTTCAGTCTATTACAGGATTTCAGGATTCCCGGAATACGGCAAGCTTTCCAGGCTTAATTTTGACAACATCCTGATCGGAGCGTCTGTGGACGTTGACGAGTATGATAAGGACAACCCGCGGGACTTTGCCCTCCTGAAAGCTTCAACGCCTGAAGAGATCGAAAGGGGGATATATTACGACAGCCCCTGGGGAAAAATCCGTCCTGGCTGGCATATCGAATGCTCGGTAATGGCAATGAACAGTTTCGGGCCTACCCTGGACATCCATACAGGAGGCGTGGACCTGATCTTCCCGCACCATGAAAATGAGATAGCCCAGTCCGAAGGCGCAACCGGAAAGCCCTTCGTGTGCACCTGGATTCATGGGGAGCACCTTATAGTCGAGGGGGAGAAGATGAGCAAGTCCAAAAGAAATGTTTTCACCCTGCCCGAGATCGTTGAAAAGTACGGGGGCGAAGTTGTCCGTTTCATGTTCCTTTCAGTGCATTACCGGAAAAAACTGGACTATTCCGAAGCCTTTGCAGAAAATGCAAAAAACAACTATCTGCGGCTTAAAGAGACCCTCGACAACCTCGAATTTTCCCTGAAGGGGGCAGACGATAAATCGTACCCCGGAGACCTGGAGACCCTTAAAGCTCTTCCCGAACTTGAGACTCAGTTCAGGCATGCCCTTGAAGACGACTTCAATACCCCCAGAGCCCTGACCGTTTTCAGGGAACTTTCGCGCACAGCTAACTTATACCTTGAAGCCGGAAAAAACAGGAAAGTTCTGGAAAAGGTGCATACTCTCTACAGGAAGTTTTCGGATGTCCTGGGCCTTTTTGCACAGGCAGGCAAAGAGGAAATCCCGGAAGAGGTTTTCAGGCTTGTGGAGGAACGTGAGGCTGCCCGGAAAAAGAAGGATTGGGGAACTTCCGATACCCTCAGGGAGAAAATAAGGACCCTTGGTTATATCATACAGGATAAAAAAGAAGGGCCGAATGTAAAGAAAGCTGAAGAGAGTTAA
- a CDS encoding linear amide C-N hydrolase: MCTRILYETGTGTYVTGRSMDWNDLQMDTYCWIFPRVMKRDGGVGADSITWTSKYGSLIFSAYNLVTSDGVNEAEMAGNLLYLAEADYGDAKTSGKPTISVGALLQYLLDNYGSVAEAVEGIRSDPVTVIAANAPNGRPVSVHFSLSDATGDSAVLEYIGGKLQIHHDREYRVMTNSPIYDQQLAINAYWDLIGGKNFLPGTISAADRFVRASYALKSSPRFKDRRAAVAAVLSQMRSIGVPPGRAIPTSLTSRRRCGEPLSTTMQNVTTSTP, from the coding sequence ATGTGTACACGCATTCTTTACGAAACGGGCACCGGGACCTACGTCACGGGGCGCAGCATGGACTGGAATGACCTGCAGATGGATACATACTGCTGGATCTTTCCCCGCGTCATGAAGCGAGATGGCGGCGTTGGGGCTGATTCGATCACCTGGACCTCAAAGTATGGCTCGCTGATCTTTAGCGCTTACAACCTGGTAACTTCCGATGGGGTGAATGAAGCAGAGATGGCCGGCAACTTGCTCTACCTGGCTGAGGCCGACTACGGGGACGCGAAGACCAGCGGAAAGCCCACGATTTCGGTGGGGGCATTGCTCCAGTACCTGTTAGACAACTATGGGAGTGTGGCTGAGGCCGTCGAGGGGATACGGTCCGACCCCGTCACGGTAATTGCCGCCAACGCTCCGAACGGGAGGCCGGTCAGTGTTCACTTTTCGCTCTCCGACGCCACTGGTGATTCGGCCGTCCTCGAGTACATCGGCGGAAAGCTGCAGATCCACCATGATCGTGAGTACCGGGTCATGACGAACTCGCCCATCTACGACCAGCAGCTGGCCATCAATGCCTACTGGGATCTGATCGGCGGAAAGAACTTCTTGCCCGGAACCATCAGCGCCGCCGACCGCTTCGTGCGCGCCAGCTACGCGCTCAAGTCGTCGCCCAGGTTTAAGGATCGGCGTGCAGCGGTCGCGGCGGTACTATCCCAGATGCGGTCCATAGGCGTTCCGCCCGGCAGAGCGATCCCGACAAGCCTAACATCTCGTCGACGCTGTGGCGAACCGTTATCGACCACGATGCAAAACGTTACTACTTCGACTCCGTGA